From a single Acidobacteriota bacterium genomic region:
- a CDS encoding LLM class flavin-dependent oxidoreductase: MKNIFKTRRESATPSSRLYRIAGFRFNVQTMTRRLGLYLGRLPGFDKSGFDRRELIECVKAADGCGYDCIWIPEAWERDAFTTLTELAVHTKQIHLCTGIVNVFSRTPAVLAMSAATLDEISGGRFRLGLGTSGARVIEDFHGVPFQKPLTRLKETIQIIRLLLAGEVTDFEGECFQLQRFKLGFKPVRADLPIYIAALTPKSLRQIGEIADGWLPTHWARTQFNEGIVEIQKGCEAAGRDVKQIDIAPFINTMVSDDAASARKAARLPLAYYVGGMGDFYKESLARLGFADVAGQIQTLWQMGRRKEAINAVSDAMVDAVAICGTMEFCRAQLDEVLQYGATLPLVPIPNAGTLAEKIRVIEALIE; the protein is encoded by the coding sequence ATGAAAAATATTTTTAAAACAAGGCGCGAATCTGCCACGCCTTCATCACGACTTTACCGCATCGCGGGTTTTCGGTTTAATGTGCAAACGATGACGCGAAGACTTGGACTCTATCTTGGACGCTTGCCTGGTTTTGATAAAAGCGGCTTCGACCGTCGCGAACTCATTGAATGTGTGAAAGCCGCAGATGGTTGCGGATACGACTGCATCTGGATTCCCGAAGCCTGGGAACGCGATGCCTTTACGACACTCACGGAACTCGCGGTTCATACCAAACAAATCCATTTATGCACAGGCATCGTCAATGTGTTTTCGCGAACCCCTGCGGTGCTGGCGATGAGCGCCGCAACCCTTGATGAAATTTCCGGCGGGCGATTTCGCCTGGGACTTGGAACCAGCGGGGCGCGCGTCATCGAAGATTTTCACGGCGTGCCATTCCAAAAACCACTCACGCGCCTCAAAGAAACCATTCAAATCATTCGTTTGTTGCTCGCAGGTGAAGTGACGGATTTCGAGGGTGAGTGTTTTCAGTTGCAACGATTCAAGCTTGGATTTAAACCCGTAAGGGCAGATTTGCCGATATACATTGCTGCGCTGACGCCGAAAAGCCTTCGTCAAATCGGCGAAATCGCCGACGGTTGGTTGCCCACGCACTGGGCGCGCACGCAGTTCAACGAAGGCATTGTCGAAATTCAAAAAGGTTGTGAAGCAGCAGGTCGTGACGTCAAGCAAATCGACATCGCGCCTTTCATTAACACTATGGTTTCCGATGATGCGGCGAGCGCAAGAAAAGCGGCGCGCTTGCCGCTTGCCTATTATGTCGGCGGAATGGGCGATTTTTATAAAGAATCGCTTGCGCGTCTGGGGTTTGCCGATGTTGCCGGGCAAATTCAAACCCTCTGGCAAATGGGTCGGCGCAAAGAAGCGATTAACGCGGTGAGCGATGCAATGGTTGATGCCGTGGCGATTTGCGGAACGATGGAATTTTGCCGCGCTCAACTCGATGAAGTTTTGCAATACGGCGCGACGCTGCCACTGGTGCCGATTCCAAATGCGGGCACGCTTGCCGAAAAGATTCGGGTCATTGAAGCGTTGATTGAATAG
- a CDS encoding zf-HC2 domain-containing protein: MLEHLTSEQIEQYRARRLKPEEFLQADRHLFSCAVCRAQLPPGELQSAFSKLKRNLQTASDRDSHLDYQLLEAFVDNRANELDREIVESHIEMCSDCAAELKELQAFAAMLKSSAEADKPTVVAPSLWQKFLAGIGLSTAGASFSVWRLAAVAAMLLLIAAVSTLVIFQLRNFKSQQMAQSDNHQATPENLNANQNKPANPVIATEGNQNQQTSNKNIAPPAPPRPTSVFAFLVPLEIGKGGGDESTLKIAPDVGFVDLKVAIKNAEGKTFTARLKKQGGGARNFKMIKTQDGFVALRIRANELSDGFYYLTIRRAPAEADDSPIETGFTVVKLKN; this comes from the coding sequence ATGTTGGAGCACCTTACAAGTGAACAGATCGAGCAGTATCGCGCGCGGCGTTTAAAGCCCGAAGAGTTTTTACAGGCAGACCGGCATCTGTTTTCCTGTGCTGTGTGTCGCGCCCAGTTGCCGCCCGGTGAACTGCAAAGCGCGTTCAGTAAACTGAAGCGCAATCTGCAAACCGCATCCGACCGGGACAGTCACCTTGATTATCAATTGCTCGAAGCTTTCGTCGATAATCGCGCCAATGAATTGGATAGAGAAATTGTCGAAAGCCACATTGAAATGTGCAGCGATTGTGCTGCCGAATTAAAAGAGCTTCAGGCATTTGCCGCCATGTTGAAAAGCTCAGCCGAGGCGGATAAACCTACGGTTGTCGCGCCTTCGCTGTGGCAAAAATTTCTCGCAGGCATTGGGCTATCAACTGCCGGCGCGTCCTTTTCCGTCTGGCGTCTTGCAGCCGTAGCCGCGATGTTGCTCTTAATTGCCGCTGTCTCGACTTTGGTGATTTTTCAACTGCGTAATTTCAAATCGCAACAAATGGCTCAAAGCGACAACCACCAAGCAACACCTGAAAACCTCAACGCCAATCAGAACAAGCCGGCAAATCCGGTCATCGCAACCGAGGGCAATCAAAATCAACAAACGAGTAATAAAAACATCGCGCCGCCCGCGCCGCCCCGACCCACTTCCGTATTCGCCTTTCTGGTGCCGCTGGAAATCGGTAAAGGAGGCGGCGATGAAAGCACATTAAAAATTGCCCCCGATGTCGGTTTTGTGGATTTAAAGGTCGCAATCAAAAACGCCGAAGGAAAAACATTCACCGCGCGATTGAAAAAACAAGGTGGCGGTGCGCGAAACTTCAAAATGATTAAAACTCAAGATGGCTTTGTCGCCCTCAGAATCCGCGCCAATGAATTGAGCGATGGCTTTTATTACCTGACGATTAGGCGCGCGCCCGCCGAAGCCGATGATTCGCCCATCGAAACTGGTTTTACGGTCGTGAAATTAAAAAATTGA
- a CDS encoding class IV adenylate cyclase — protein sequence MPKNIEIKARVNDFAALKNLAEQISDTPVELLIQEDTFFETAQGRLKLRVFDATRGELILYSRADTPTAKTSTYLIARTSEPETLKTILSTVLPVRGVVRKCRWLYLAGQTRIHLDEVENLGHFVELEFVMRDDQTMVEGERTTQALMEKLAINQEDLIAVAYIDLLSQPNLQ from the coding sequence ATGCCGAAAAATATTGAAATCAAAGCCCGCGTCAACGATTTCGCGGCGCTCAAAAATTTAGCCGAACAAATTTCCGATACGCCCGTCGAGTTGCTCATTCAGGAAGACACCTTTTTTGAAACCGCACAGGGGCGTTTGAAATTGCGCGTCTTTGACGCTACGCGCGGCGAGTTGATTTTGTATTCACGCGCCGATACGCCAACGGCAAAAACCTCCACCTATTTAATCGCTCGCACCAGTGAGCCTGAGACGCTGAAAACCATTCTTTCAACGGTTCTCCCTGTGCGCGGCGTGGTGCGTAAATGCCGTTGGCTTTATCTTGCCGGACAAACCCGCATACACCTTGACGAAGTCGAAAATCTCGGACATTTTGTTGAGCTTGAATTTGTAATGCGCGACGACCAAACGATGGTCGAAGGCGAACGCACAACTCAAGCGTTGATGGAGAAACTCGCGATTAACCAAGAGGATTTAATCGCGGTGGCTTATATTGACCTTTTAAGCCAGCCGAATTTGCAGTAA
- a CDS encoding response regulator, translating into MSKILLVDDNEMNSDMLSRRLMRKGYEVTVASDGLQGIAEAHKGFPDLILMDLSLPEIDGWEATRRLKSDATTRHIPIIALTAHALSTDREKALAAGCDEYDTKPVDFQRLLLKIHSFLAKENGFGEPATGM; encoded by the coding sequence ATGTCTAAAATTCTTCTGGTTGATGACAATGAAATGAACAGTGATATGCTATCGCGAAGGCTGATGCGCAAAGGTTACGAAGTGACGGTTGCCAGTGACGGATTACAGGGAATCGCCGAAGCGCATAAGGGTTTTCCCGATTTGATTTTAATGGATTTGAGTCTTCCCGAAATCGACGGCTGGGAAGCCACACGACGACTGAAATCCGATGCTACCACCAGGCACATACCGATTATTGCGCTCACCGCGCATGCGCTTTCGACTGACAGAGAAAAAGCGCTCGCCGCGGGCTGTGATGAGTACGATACCAAGCCTGTCGATTTTCAACGCTTGTTACTGAAAATCCACAGCTTTCTGGCAAAAGAAAATGGGTTCGGTGAACCCGCCACAGGCATGTAA
- a CDS encoding TonB-dependent receptor, translating into MPNALAQNEKQKADLTGLDIEELMEVEIVTGASKFAQKVTDAPASITVITAEEIRRFGYRTLTDVLASVKGFYVSYDRNYAYVGVRGFSRPEDYNSRLLLMINGHRVNENIYDSVYYETAFPVDIDLIEQIEIIRGPSSSLYGTNAFFGVINIITKKGEAFHGLEVSTDAGSLQTYRGRISYGDQFANGLGLLLSGTFYDSKGNRRLYYKEFDMPETNNGIAEDADYDRFHNFFGNLSFGNFTVAGVYSAREKGIPTAAFETRFNDRRNNTRDSFGYADLRYERNLSSGFHLTGRAYYDQYIYSGDLVYQRSADEAPTTYIAKDAATGRQWGSEFTLAKNLAQKHKLTFGTEFRHNFQQDQDNFAEDTGEIYLAGRRASHIHALYAQDEFAISKKLLLNVGLRFDRYSTFGSTVNPRLALIVNPFKKTWFKMLYGQAFRAPNVFELFYGDSAIQKPALNLKPETIKTTEAVFEQYLGNHVRLSASGYFYHIHSLISQQIDPLDNLIVFRNADHIKARGIELEIEAKMKRLESKASFVYQKTEDERLGDDLVNSPRQQAYFNLSLPLWKETLYSSLDVRFTGERKTALGIPADGYWMTNLTLLKQRLGHGWELSFSLYNLFDQKYSDPVGEELRQNTITQDGRRFRVKLSYGFGKKK; encoded by the coding sequence TTGCCCAACGCTTTGGCGCAGAATGAAAAGCAGAAAGCCGATTTGACCGGACTCGATATCGAAGAGTTGATGGAGGTTGAAATTGTCACCGGGGCATCAAAATTCGCCCAGAAAGTGACTGATGCGCCGGCATCGATAACCGTCATTACGGCTGAAGAAATTCGCCGTTTCGGGTATCGCACCCTGACCGACGTATTAGCCAGCGTCAAAGGCTTTTATGTGAGCTATGACCGAAATTATGCTTATGTGGGGGTACGCGGATTCAGTCGCCCGGAGGATTACAACAGCCGATTGCTATTGATGATTAACGGTCATCGCGTCAATGAAAATATTTATGACAGTGTCTATTATGAAACCGCTTTCCCGGTGGACATCGACCTCATTGAACAAATCGAAATCATCCGGGGTCCGAGTTCTTCGCTTTACGGAACCAATGCCTTTTTCGGGGTGATTAACATCATCACCAAAAAAGGCGAAGCGTTTCACGGATTGGAAGTTTCAACGGATGCCGGAAGTTTGCAGACCTACAGAGGGCGCATCAGTTATGGCGACCAATTTGCCAACGGCTTGGGATTGCTACTTTCCGGCACCTTTTATGACAGCAAAGGCAATCGTCGTCTTTACTACAAAGAATTTGACATGCCCGAAACCAACAATGGCATTGCCGAAGACGCGGACTATGACCGGTTTCATAATTTTTTCGGCAATTTGTCGTTCGGCAATTTCACCGTTGCAGGGGTTTATTCGGCAAGAGAAAAAGGCATTCCGACCGCCGCATTTGAAACCCGTTTCAATGACCGGCGCAACAACACACGCGATAGTTTCGGCTATGCAGACTTGCGCTATGAGCGCAATCTGTCGTCCGGCTTTCATCTCACGGGACGCGCTTACTATGACCAATATATCTACAGCGGCGATTTAGTTTACCAACGCTCAGCGGATGAAGCGCCGACAACTTACATCGCCAAAGACGCAGCCACCGGCAGGCAATGGGGAAGCGAATTCACGCTTGCCAAAAACCTGGCGCAAAAACACAAACTCACCTTCGGCACAGAATTTCGCCACAATTTCCAACAAGATCAGGATAATTTTGCCGAAGATACGGGAGAAATTTATCTTGCCGGTCGACGCGCTTCACATATTCACGCGCTTTATGCGCAGGATGAATTTGCCATCTCCAAAAAACTGCTGCTCAATGTCGGTCTGCGTTTTGACCGTTACAGCACCTTCGGTTCGACCGTCAATCCGCGACTCGCTTTGATAGTTAATCCGTTTAAGAAAACCTGGTTCAAAATGCTCTATGGTCAGGCGTTTCGCGCGCCCAATGTCTTTGAACTGTTTTATGGCGATAGCGCAATTCAAAAACCTGCGCTCAACCTTAAACCGGAAACTATTAAAACCACCGAAGCGGTTTTTGAACAATATCTCGGCAACCATGTTCGTCTGTCGGCATCCGGCTATTTTTATCATATCCATAGCCTTATCTCTCAGCAGATCGATCCTTTGGACAATCTGATTGTTTTCAGAAATGCCGACCACATCAAAGCGCGCGGCATCGAACTTGAAATTGAAGCGAAAATGAAGCGTCTGGAAAGCAAAGCCAGTTTCGTTTATCAAAAAACCGAGGATGAGCGGTTGGGCGATGACCTGGTCAATTCGCCGCGCCAACAGGCTTATTTCAATCTCAGCCTGCCGCTTTGGAAAGAAACTTTATATTCCAGTCTGGATGTTCGTTTTACCGGTGAAAGAAAAACCGCTCTCGGCATCCCGGCTGATGGATATTGGATGACCAACCTGACGCTGCTTAAACAAAGGCTTGGGCACGGTTGGGAATTATCATTCAGCCTCTACAATTTGTTTGACCAGAAATACAGCGATCCGGTCGGCGAAGAACTTAGGCAAAATACCATCACCCAGGATGGTCGCCGGTTTCGCGTCAAACTCAGTTACGGATTTGGCAAGAAAAAATAA
- a CDS encoding response regulator codes for MFTFRNLSIKRKLNLIIMITSSVALLVACIAFLAYDLLSFKREMANRLSAQAEIIKTNCTAAIAFQDRETAEEVLAALKAEPGIVSATILAEDDSLFASYVRNPNGLKITPPPLHRNLTEFTDERLILYREIVLDGETIGTLFIESDLEQIHARWHRYAVIVGGVVLGALLIAILISSQLQKIITQPLLDLAHVANTVSEEKNYSIRAVQYGRDEIGLLINTFNEMLAQIEKRDEALKKHGDHLEEEVAQRTADLRTTNAALIAARDKAEEASRAKSEFLTNMSHELRTPLNAIIGYSEMLEEEATDSGYEDFVPDLQKINLAGKHLLSLINDILDLSKIEAGKMELHIENFDLQSLVESVITTSHPLVDKNANQLKVFCDQQLGFMKSDLTKVRQVLFNLLGNACKFTQNGVVNLQVSRQMINDKDWIRFCVSDTGIGMSPEQVQKLFKEFSQADSSTTRKYGGSGLGLAITKHFCQQLGGTITVQSEPGKGSAFTVFMPAEIASDLTHRKTDEANFPTQRIPSGSQPERAANTVLVIDDDPSVHQLMRHYLTREGFHVICAADGETGLKLASEVNLVAITLDVLMPSMDGWAVLAALKANPAVSHIPVILLTFLEDENLGYALGASAYLVKPIERLRLIQTLNQYKTANPGGEVLIVEDDAPTRELIYRTLEKEGWQIRQAENGRVALQEVAVSPPQVILLDLMMPEMDGFEFVIELRRNPLWQSIPIIAITAKDVDVKEFSYAQGQVSKVLTKGKYNREEMISEVRNSLNVQVTQTNSQREAYV; via the coding sequence ATGTTCACATTTAGAAATTTATCGATCAAACGAAAGCTCAATTTAATCATTATGATTACCAGTAGCGTCGCGCTGTTGGTCGCTTGCATAGCGTTTCTCGCCTATGACCTGCTCTCCTTCAAACGCGAGATGGCAAACCGCTTGTCGGCGCAGGCAGAAATTATCAAGACCAACTGCACGGCAGCCATTGCTTTTCAAGATCGAGAGACTGCCGAAGAGGTGCTTGCGGCTTTGAAAGCCGAACCCGGTATTGTTTCAGCAACTATTCTTGCTGAAGACGATTCGCTTTTCGCAAGCTACGTTCGTAATCCCAATGGATTGAAAATCACCCCGCCGCCGCTTCACCGGAACCTGACGGAATTCACCGATGAGCGGTTGATTTTATATCGTGAAATAGTGCTCGACGGTGAAACCATTGGAACGCTGTTTATTGAATCCGACCTTGAGCAAATCCACGCGCGTTGGCATCGGTATGCGGTGATTGTTGGCGGGGTGGTGTTAGGGGCTTTGCTCATCGCTATTTTAATTTCCTCGCAACTACAGAAAATTATCACTCAACCGCTGCTTGACCTGGCGCACGTCGCCAATACGGTGTCGGAAGAAAAGAACTATTCTATTCGCGCCGTCCAATACGGACGTGACGAAATCGGTCTGCTGATTAATACCTTCAATGAAATGCTCGCACAAATCGAAAAGCGCGATGAAGCATTAAAAAAACATGGCGACCATCTCGAAGAGGAAGTCGCGCAACGCACCGCCGATTTGCGCACTACCAATGCAGCGTTGATTGCCGCCAGAGATAAAGCCGAAGAAGCGAGCCGCGCCAAGAGTGAGTTTTTAACCAATATGAGCCACGAATTGCGCACGCCTTTAAATGCCATCATCGGTTATAGCGAAATGCTCGAGGAAGAAGCCACCGATTCCGGTTATGAAGATTTTGTGCCCGACCTGCAAAAAATCAATCTCGCCGGGAAACATCTGCTCAGTCTCATCAATGACATTCTTGATCTGTCAAAAATCGAAGCGGGCAAAATGGAATTGCATATTGAAAATTTTGACCTGCAAAGTTTGGTTGAAAGCGTCATCACCACGTCGCACCCGCTGGTTGACAAAAACGCCAATCAACTAAAGGTGTTTTGTGACCAGCAACTGGGTTTCATGAAATCCGATTTAACCAAAGTGCGGCAGGTGTTGTTTAATTTGCTAGGCAATGCCTGCAAATTCACGCAAAACGGCGTAGTCAATTTGCAGGTCTCGCGCCAGATGATAAACGATAAGGATTGGATTCGTTTTTGCGTGAGCGACACAGGCATCGGCATGTCGCCCGAACAAGTGCAGAAATTGTTCAAAGAATTTTCGCAAGCCGATTCGTCAACGACACGCAAATACGGTGGCTCAGGACTCGGTCTGGCGATTACCAAACACTTCTGTCAGCAACTCGGCGGCACGATCACGGTGCAAAGCGAACCTGGCAAAGGTTCCGCATTTACCGTGTTCATGCCTGCTGAAATTGCAAGTGATTTGACGCACCGCAAAACCGACGAAGCGAATTTTCCGACTCAGCGCATACCGTCCGGTTCACAACCTGAACGCGCCGCCAATACGGTTCTGGTGATAGATGACGACCCTTCGGTTCACCAATTGATGCGCCATTATTTAACCAGAGAAGGTTTTCATGTCATTTGTGCGGCTGATGGCGAAACCGGCTTGAAACTTGCCAGCGAGGTCAATCTGGTAGCCATTACTCTGGATGTCCTGATGCCGAGTATGGATGGTTGGGCAGTGCTTGCGGCTTTGAAAGCCAACCCTGCGGTATCGCACATTCCGGTAATTTTACTGACCTTTCTTGAAGATGAAAATTTAGGGTATGCGCTCGGCGCTTCGGCTTATCTGGTGAAACCGATTGAACGCCTGCGGTTGATTCAAACCTTGAATCAATACAAAACCGCTAATCCCGGCGGCGAGGTGCTGATTGTTGAAGATGATGCGCCCACCCGCGAGCTGATTTATCGCACCCTGGAAAAAGAGGGCTGGCAAATCAGACAGGCGGAAAATGGTCGCGTCGCCTTGCAGGAGGTGGCGGTCAGTCCGCCGCAAGTGATTTTGCTCGATTTAATGATGCCTGAAATGGATGGCTTTGAATTCGTCATCGAATTGCGCCGCAATCCTCTTTGGCAATCCATACCGATCATCGCGATTACCGCCAAAGATGTCGATGTCAAAGAATTTTCTTACGCTCAAGGACAAGTCTCAAAGGTTTTAACCAAAGGCAAGTACAACCGTGAAGAGATGATCAGCGAGGTGCGAAATTCGCTTAACGTTCAGGTCACGCAAACGAATTCTCAAAGGGAAGCTTATGTCTAA
- a CDS encoding YfiR family protein, producing MLKPTNKKFAQGNPRHSRLVKTRRSVCRIILCLSLLLWMPANQFAQSAGEYEIKAAFLYNFAKFVDWPAESFTDAGAPLVVGIVGNDPFGSAIDRLLSGKSANGRPLVVKRLSVGAGLKSCHILFIASSESGRMAQINGAVRGASVLTVGDMESFIQFGGVIQLTREANKVGMVINTDLAERSRLRISSKLLSLAKVVR from the coding sequence ATGCTTAAACCAACGAACAAAAAATTTGCTCAGGGCAATCCGCGACATTCGCGGTTGGTGAAGACCCGGCGTTCGGTTTGCCGCATTATACTTTGCCTATCACTTCTGCTGTGGATGCCTGCCAATCAATTCGCGCAAAGCGCCGGTGAGTATGAAATCAAAGCCGCCTTTCTTTACAACTTCGCCAAATTCGTTGACTGGCCGGCAGAAAGTTTCACGGATGCGGGCGCGCCGCTGGTTGTCGGCATTGTCGGCAATGACCCGTTTGGCTCTGCCATTGACCGACTGCTCAGTGGGAAATCGGCAAATGGCAGACCTCTGGTGGTCAAAAGATTATCGGTTGGCGCTGGCTTGAAGAGTTGCCACATCCTGTTTATAGCGAGTTCGGAAAGTGGTCGGATGGCGCAAATCAACGGCGCGGTGCGTGGCGCAAGTGTCCTCACGGTCGGCGATATGGAAAGCTTTATACAATTTGGCGGCGTCATTCAATTAACCAGAGAAGCCAATAAAGTTGGCATGGTAATTAACACGGATTTAGCCGAGCGTTCGCGTTTACGCATCAGTTCAAAACTGTTGTCGCTTGCCAAAGTGGTCAGGTGA
- a CDS encoding amino acid transporter → MCLTGVDYFSTLGYQPGIAFLAAGALSPIATLILVLLTLFGALPIYSKVAAASPNGEGSISMLEGLLSRWKSKTLVLILLGFAATDFIITITLSAADATAHVIENPFVHNYHFLHHEVWLTLALIATLGAVFLKGFKEAIGLAVFLVIIYLGLNAVVIGVGVYELIQHAELIPDWKSKLFTAHSNPAGMIGAAILVFPKLALGLSGFETGVAVMPLVKGDATDTAAHPQGRIRNTRKLLRAAAFIMSIFLIASSLATTILIPAEKFEKGGEANGRALSYLAHEYLGDLFGTTYDISTILILWFAGASAMAGLLNIVPRYLPRYGMAPEWAKATRPLVLVFTGIAFAVTIIFQANVDAQGGAYATGVLVLMTSAAIAVTMAAWRNGNMKYIFAAITLVFTYTTITNIVERTDGVKIASFFILAIVTTSLISRALRSTELRIERVELDKKALEFIAELSKGHEIRIVPNKRDRGNEREYLYKEKEAREDNHIPEDDPVVFFEVRPGDASEFSGVLKVRGVALGPYKILRTKSPAIPNAIAAFLLHLRDETGKTPHAYFGWSEGNPLKYVLQFIFFGEGDTAPVTREVLRLAEPDPNRRPAVHIGG, encoded by the coding sequence ATGTGTTTGACCGGGGTTGATTATTTTTCAACCCTCGGCTATCAACCGGGCATTGCATTTTTAGCGGCGGGCGCGTTGTCGCCGATTGCGACGTTGATTCTGGTTTTGCTGACGCTTTTCGGCGCGTTGCCGATTTACAGCAAAGTCGCTGCCGCAAGCCCCAATGGTGAAGGTTCGATTTCCATGCTCGAAGGGTTGTTATCGCGCTGGAAAAGCAAAACCCTGGTGCTCATTCTGCTTGGTTTTGCGGCAACCGATTTCATCATCACCATTACGCTTTCGGCAGCCGATGCCACAGCCCATGTAATCGAAAATCCTTTCGTTCACAACTATCATTTTCTGCATCACGAAGTCTGGCTTACCCTGGCGCTCATTGCCACACTCGGCGCAGTTTTTCTTAAAGGTTTCAAAGAAGCCATCGGACTGGCGGTTTTTTTAGTGATTATTTACCTGGGACTCAATGCGGTGGTGATTGGCGTCGGGGTTTATGAACTCATTCAACACGCCGAATTGATTCCCGATTGGAAAAGCAAACTATTTACGGCGCACAGCAATCCGGCGGGGATGATTGGCGCGGCAATTCTGGTCTTTCCGAAACTGGCGCTCGGACTTTCAGGATTTGAAACCGGGGTTGCGGTCATGCCTTTGGTGAAAGGCGACGCCACAGACACCGCAGCGCATCCGCAAGGGCGCATTCGCAACACCCGCAAATTGCTGCGCGCGGCAGCTTTCATCATGAGCATTTTTTTAATTGCCAGCAGTTTGGCGACGACGATTTTGATTCCCGCTGAAAAATTTGAAAAAGGTGGAGAAGCCAATGGTCGGGCGCTCTCTTACTTGGCGCATGAATATCTTGGCGACCTGTTTGGCACCACTTATGACATCAGCACGATTTTGATTTTATGGTTTGCCGGAGCCTCGGCAATGGCTGGGTTACTCAACATTGTGCCGCGTTATCTGCCGCGTTACGGCATGGCACCCGAATGGGCGAAAGCCACGCGCCCGCTGGTGCTGGTATTCACGGGCATCGCGTTTGCTGTAACCATCATTTTTCAGGCTAATGTCGATGCGCAGGGCGGCGCTTATGCAACCGGCGTTTTGGTACTGATGACCTCTGCGGCAATCGCTGTGACCATGGCGGCATGGAGAAACGGCAATATGAAATATATCTTTGCCGCTATCACTTTGGTTTTCACTTATACAACGATAACCAATATCGTTGAGCGAACCGATGGCGTGAAAATCGCTTCGTTCTTTATTCTGGCAATTGTGACCACTTCACTGATTTCGCGCGCCTTGCGCTCAACCGAATTGCGTATCGAACGTGTCGAACTCGACAAAAAAGCTCTGGAATTTATCGCCGAGTTATCAAAAGGTCATGAGATTCGCATTGTTCCCAATAAACGCGACCGCGGCAACGAGCGCGAATATCTTTATAAAGAGAAAGAGGCGCGCGAAGACAATCATATCCCTGAAGATGACCCGGTGGTTTTCTTTGAAGTGCGACCCGGCGATGCTTCCGAATTTTCCGGCGTCTTGAAAGTGCGCGGCGTTGCGCTTGGACCTTATAAAATTCTCAGAACCAAAAGCCCTGCGATTCCCAATGCGATTGCGGCATTCTTGCTGCACCTGCGCGATGAAACCGGCAAAACTCCGCATGCCTATTTCGGTTGGAGCGAAGGCAATCCGCTCAAATATGTTTTGCAATTCATCTTTTTCGGCGAAGGCGATACCGCGCCTGTGACCCGCGAGGTATTAAGACTCGCCGAACCTGACCCCAATCGTCGCCCCGCTGTGCACATTGGCGGTTAA